A part of Ictalurus furcatus strain D&B chromosome 8, Billie_1.0, whole genome shotgun sequence genomic DNA contains:
- the atg2a gene encoding autophagy-related protein 2 homolog A, translating into MSRWLFPWSGSIKKRACRYLLQHYLGHFLEERLSLDQLSLDLYNGSGVIKEINLDVWAVNELLESLAAPLEIVEGFVQSIKVTIPWAALVTDHCTLEVTGLQITCRPKDRTSGTWDSQGWSSCMTSSMQLAQECLKDPPEASEDPPAPLEGLEMFAQTIETVLRRIKVTFLDTIVRIEHHPLDSKNGVALEMQIKRLDYCDEAMRDSSQTVPVDIHQPPAFLHKILQLNSVQLLYETLGEPQSLVPEHAGVSEDEEKDFATKPLRLHPGPLLIGSCSGFMETTVKIKQNDMLPGPRLELDGKVGCLHLLLSPNQITNLTDLLNALCIETEGSSNTRGGVGGAQSRPLGSDDLKLIEEDLSKQLSVDTVDRDLELNTEPYIYSLENGEMFYSMGPGYMTSSVMSTRSGSELSDSDMESSIHSQSSLAPTHPLSPQGMLNCPRRYPVPGTLSSLPRCSRPPRRSTHTDHSESMKPDCLLRLSLGGMTLTLLEQEPAQDPEDLSSMAKVSQLFFHELAFFKDSMFSERDFENLRGNFAKACPHSHLRLTGAAVQVACEMRSSGRHARSMTSDLSFSRLELLECLWEPGKPQYTELLQFKNAGHFSVGATARPCAQIHHSLTEKQQRKSGSKQRVVRRDSSLHVELGELTTEVDLDILGRLHSIIQSLGHCPSQPKKPTNTQTQLFELHSSLVLLSPYAVLKLRFPIPDLRPLNLRRPISERAVRNEILSLEMCNLELKSHQGSDLQEQVPSTSTAKLTKLLEASFSDMHGVYEGWEGGSFPCIRVQKGSNTQNPDSTPKIMVHVSGASDSDGRGGVGVGLNRDLGPGFMSVENPCELREKNSSPFSSNRTMFETEEMVIPADPEEMKEFQAQCVGQSQCVVDIRLPVAYILLPSKEAFQSIYNRINNDLLMWEPPPPPPPPPRSPPKISHSPLQQCRSEDGEFQLCKSAFRLDSDSEEDEPQFCSASESRKREQPEPQSNHPLSVLCLTVLIGKGRLQTLTDSKNEAGRRVEQCHGELLLDFEGGKIFSVTQHQNNPNLNFLTIESKTVELYHKAEVPDSLIPARLEMPKFTPPDHLDPTIYPTEVGVSSVGRRGAGGQMLSTAIKITLDLHRNVKEFLVALRLQGATLRHHMALTNHSWHEQLVDFLDVIDDDILGYTPPAIITVLHTHLATCAVDYRPLYLPLRALFTAESFSLSSNIIVDTATFHLRFILDDSALYLTDKCESETVDLRRDYVCVLDIDLLELAITTWKGNDTGKLAQPLFELRCSNNVVHVHTCADSCAALVNMLQYLVSQGDLHPPPRHTSPTEIAGQKLPLSEAATSLPPCPPAETAEINQCDLTDALIDTERTLHEEDREFAGSPSSVKRGSPVSVYLFPGEGQKSCTSALEGEDSELDQLVVTATEVHADMMLEECSEGSTDNDDFCILEAPGIGIPPKDGEPVVKVLSQSPIKVRDGYFSRPRGSSDLLRAPARFPMPQSRVVLREVSVVWHLYGGKDFGGKTISAHTQHSQRGRSAPAGARGSPSRSAGSSRPQNSWRWVGGSGRQHSLLMEIQLTKVSFQHESYLVVMPPAVSGQDIEGVGLGEQPLSRQVFIVQELEVRDRLASSQINKFLYLYTSESMPRRAHSNMLTVKALQVLPESGLGGPECCLRVSLLPLRLNIDQDALFFLKDFFSNMAAGINPYLPVDLAAEVKADTTQKPSEEVESGSGLGPDLTASVETTYSEQSSSSAGSSSSSDQPIYFREFRFTSEVPIWLDYQGKHVAIEQGTFAGILIGLAQLNCSELKLKRLCCRHGLLGVDKVIQYAVNEWLTDIRKNQLPGILGGVGPMHSVVQLFHGVRDLFWMPIEQYRKDGRIIRGLQRGAASFGTSTASAALELSNRLVQAIQATAETVYDILSPTPPLTRGITEGRPASRPRRTPQPADLREGVAKAYDTVREGVIDTAQTLCDVASRGHEQKGLPGAVGGVLRQIPPTVVRPLIVASEATSNLLGGMRNQIKPDARKEDFLKWRTEDGQE; encoded by the exons ATGTCTCGGTGGCTCTTCCCTTGGTCGGGCTCGATAAAGAAGCGGGCCTGTCGCTACCTTTTACAGCATTACCTCGGCCACTTCTTGGAGGAACGTTTGAGTTTGGACCAGCTGAGTTTGGACTTGTACAATGGCAGCGGTGTCATTAAAGAAATCAACCTCGACGTGTGG GCGGTAAATGAGCTGCTGGAGTCACTCGCAGCCCCTCTGGAGATTGTGGAGGGTTTCGTGCAGAGTATAAAAGTGACAATCCCATGGGCAGCACTGGTCACTGACCACTGCACACTTGAAGTCACTGGGCTACAGATAACATGCAGACCCAAGGACAGAACCA GTGGCACCTGGGACTCCCAAGGTTGGTCGTCATGTATGACTTCCAGCATGCAGCTGGCCCAGGAGTGTCTAAAGGACCCACCCGAGGCATCAGAAGACCCGCCTGCTCCTTTGGAGGGGCTGGAAATGTTTGCACAGACCATTGAGACAG TTCTGCGACGGATAAAAGTCACATTTCTGGACACTATTGTAAGAATTGAGCACCATCCCCTTGACAGTAAGAATGGGGTTGCCTTAGAGATGCAAATTAAACG GCTGGATTACTGTGATGAGGCCATGAGAGACTCCAGTCAAACAGTGCCTGTAGATATCCACCAGCCTCCAGCCTTTCTACATAAAATTCTCCAGCTCAATTCAGTACAGCTGCTTTATGAGACTCTTGGAGAGCCACAG AGCCTTGTTCCCGAACATGCCGGGGTCAGTgaggatgaagagaaagacTTTGCAACTAAGCCCTTACGGTTGCATCCCGGGCCTCTACTAATAGGAAGCTGCTCTGGTTTCATGGAGACCACTGTTAAAATCAAGCAGAACGACATGCTCCCAGGGCCCAGG CTGGAGCTGGATGGTAAGGTGGGCTGTCTGCACCTGCTGCTCTCTCCCAATCAGATTACTAATCTAACTGACCTTCTGAATGCTCTCTGCATTGAGACAG AGGGCAGCAGTAATACgcgtggtggtgttggtggtgctCAGAGTAGGCCTCTGGGTTCAGATGATCTGAAGTTGATAGAGGAGGACCTCAGTAAGCAACTCAGTGTGGATACAGTAGACAGAGATCTGGAGCTTAACACAGAGCCTTACATCTACAGCCTAGAGAATGGAG AGATGTTTTACTCTATGGGGCCTGGGTATATGACTAGCAGTGTGATGTCCACACGCTCTGGAAGCGAGCTCTCAGACAGTGACATGGAGTCCTCAATACACAGCCAGAGCAGCCTGGCTCCAACACACCCTCTGTCTCCACAG GGAATGCTTAACTGCCCCAGACGTTATCCTGTACCAGGAACTTTATCTAGTTTGCCTCGATGTAGCAGGCCGCCAC GCCGTTCAACACACACTGACCATTCAGAATCCATGAAGCCTGATTGCTTGCTCCGACTCTCTCTGGGTGGCATGACTCTGACTCTTCTGGAACAGGAGCCAGCTCAAGATCCTGAAGATCTGTCCTCCATGGCTAAGGTGTCACAGCTGTTCTTCCATGAGCTAGCCTTCTTCAAAGACAGCATGTTCAGTGAGAGAGACTTTGAGAACCTGAGGGGTAACTTTGCTAAAGCGTGCCCGCACTCACATCTCAG GCTAACAGGGGCAGCAGTGCAGGTAGCATGTGAGATGCGGAGCTCTGGGCGGCATGCTCGTtccatgacctctgacctctcctTCAGCAGGCTGGAACTGCTGGAGTGTCTTTGGGAGCCAGGCAAGCCCCAGTACACTGAG ctgttgCAGTTCAAGAATGCTGGTCACTTTTCTGTGGGAGCGACTGCCAGACCTTGTGCCCAAATTCACCACTCcctgacagaaaaacagcagcGCAAG AGTGGATCAAAGCAGCGGGTAGTGCGCAGGGACAGCTCACTACATGTAGAGCTGGGTGAGCTCACCACTGAGGTAGACCTGGACATACTGGGCAGACTGCACAGCATCATACAGTCCCTGGGCCACTGCCCCAGCCagccaaaaaagccaacaaacaCCCAG ACTCAGTTGTTCGAGCTGCACTCCTCCCTTGTTCTCCTCTCCCCCTACGCTGTGCTGAAGCTTCGCTTCCCCATCCCTGACCTTCGACCTTTAAACCTGAGAAGACCCATTAGCGAGCGAGCGGTGCGTAACGAGATCCTGAGTCTGGAGATGTGCAATCTAGAATTGAAGTCTCATCAGGGGTCAGACCTCCAGGAGCAGGTGCCATCCACCTCCACAGCTAAACTCACCAAGTTGCTGGAGGCTAGCTTCAGTGATATGCATG GAGTGTATGAGGGTTGGGAGGGAGGCTCTTTCCCTTGTATCCGTGTACAAAAGGGCTCCAACACACAGAACCCAGACAGCACACCCAA GATTATGGTGCATGTAAGTGGAGCATCAGACTCAGATGGTAGAGGGGGTGTAGGTGTGGGTTTGAACAGGGATTTGGGGCCTGGCTTTATGTCTGTGGAAAATCCCTGTGAGCTGAGAGAGAAGAACAGCTCTCCCTTCTCCTCTAACCGCACCATGTTTGAGACAGAAGAG ATGGTAATCCCAGCAGATCCAGAGGAAATGAAGGAATTCCAGGCTCAGTGTGTGGGTCAGAGTCAGTGTGTGGTGGATATCAGACTCCCTGTGGCCTACATCCTCTTGCCCAGCAAAGAAGCCTTTCAAAGCATCTACAACAG GATCAATAATGATTTGCTGATGTGGGAGcccccacctcctcctcctcctcctcctcgctcTCCTCCCAAGATCTCTCACAGCCCCCTGCAGCAGTGCAGATCTGAGGATGGCGAGTTTCAGCTCTGCAAATCTGCCTTCAGACTTG ATTCTGACTCAGAAGAGGATGAACCTCAGTTCTGTTCAGCCAGTGAATCAAGGAAAAGGGAGCAGCCAGAGCCCCAATCAAACCACCCCCTCAGTGTGCTCTGTTTAACTGTACTGATTGGCAAGGGTCGCCTGCAGACTCTGACGGACAGTAAG AACGAAGCAGGACGGAGGGTGGAACAATGCCATGGGGAATTGCTGCTAGACTTTGAAGGCGGGAAGATTTTCAGTGTTACCCAGCACCAGAATAATCCCAATCTAAACTTCTTGACTATAGAGAGCAAAACAGTTGAACTCTATCATAAAG CGGAGGTTCCAGACTCCCTTATCCCAGCACGACTAGAAATGCCCAAGTTTACTCCCCCAGACCATCTGGACCCTACCATTTATCCCACAGAAGTGGGGGTGAGCAGCGTGGGGCGCAGAGGAGCAGGTGGTCAGATGTTGTCGACTGCCATCAAAATCACTCTAGACCTCCACCGCAATGTCAAG GAATTCCTGGTTGCATTAAGACTCCAGGGTGCTACTTTAAGACATCACATGGCATTGACCAATCACAGTTGGCATGAGCAG TTGGTCGATTTTCTGGATGTCATTGATGATGATATTTTAGGATACACACCTCCTGCCATCATCACAGTGTTACATACACACCTGGCCACCTGTGCAGTTGACTACAG ACCCCTCTATCTTCCATTGCGAGCATTGTTTACAGCAGAATCCTTTTCTCTGTCCAGTAATATCATCGTGGATACTGCCACCTTTCACCTCAG GTTCATCCTGGATGACTCTGCATTGTACCTCACTGATAAGTGTGAAAGCGAGACAGTGGATTTGAGACGAG ATTATGTATGCGTATTAGACATTGACCTGTTAGAGCTGGCCATAACTACCTGGAAAGGCAACGACACTGGCAAACTG GCTCAGCCACTGTTTGAGCTGCGCTGTTCAAATAATGTGGTTCACGTCCACACCTGCGCTGACTCCTGTGCTGCTTTAGTGAATATGCTACAGTACCTGGTCTCCCAAGGTGACCTGCATCCACCTCCTCGCCATACTTCCCCTACTGAGATTGCTGGACAGAAGCTCCCG CTTTCAGAAGCTGCTACATCTTTACCACCCTGTCCACCAGCAGAGACCGCTGAAATTAACCAGTGTGATCTTACTGATGCCCTGATTGACACAGAACGAACGCTGCATGAAGAGGATAGAGAATTTG CAGGCtctccttcctcagtaaagcgaGGCTCACCTGTCTCAGTGTACTTATTTCCTGGGGAAGGCCAAAAATCCTGCACTTCTGCACTAGAGGGGGAGGACTCTGAGCTTGATCAACTGGTGGTTACTGCAACTGAAGTTCACGCTGATATGATGTTGGAGGAATGTTCGGAAGGTTCCACTGACAATGATGACTTCTGTATTTTAGAGGCTCCTGGTATAGGCATTCCT CCTAAGGATGGAGAGCCAGTGGTCAAAGTGTTGTCTCAGAGTCCTATAAAGGTGCGTGATGGCTATTTCTCTCGGCCGCGGGGCAGTTCGGATCTACTACGGGCACCTGCTCGCTTTCCTATGCCTCAGAGCAGGGTAGTACTCCGAGAGGTATCAGTCGTCTGGCATCTCTATGGAGGCAAAGACTTTGGAGGAAAGACCATCTCTGcccacacacaacacagtcaAAG AGGTCGCTCAGCACCTGCAGGAGCCCGTGGTTCTCCTTCACGCTCTGCTGGCTCTTCCAGACCACAGAACTCATGGCGCTGGGTGGGAGGCAGTGGCAGACAGCACTCGCTGCTCATGGAAATACAACTGACAAAG GTCAGCTTCCAGCACGAGTCGTACCTTGTGGTCATGCCCCCTGCAGTTTCAGGGCAGGACATTGAAGGGGTGGGACTGGGAGAGCAGCCTCTCTCACGACAGGTGTTCATTGTGCAGGAGTTGGAGGTGCGTGACAGACTGGCCTCGTCTCAGATCAACAAATTCCTCTACCTGTATACCAGTGAGAGCATGCCACGGAGAGCCCACTCCAACATG TTAACCGTAAAGGCTCTGCAGGTACTTCCTGAATCTGGGTTGGGAGGTCCAGAGTGCTGCCTGAGAGTCAGTCTGCTGCCCCTCCGACTCAACATAGATCAG GATGCCCTTTTCTTTCTGAAAGACTTCTTTAGCAACATGGCTGCTGGGATTAATCCCTACTTACCTGTTGATCTGGCTGCAGAGG TGAAAGCAGACACTACTCAGAAGCCTTCAGAGGAAGTAGAGTCTGGCTCTGGATTGGGTCCTGACCTCACTGCTTCTGTAGAGACAACGTATAGTGAGCAGAGCTCTTCCTCTGctggctcctcctcttcctctgacCAACCAATTTATTTCCG AGAGTTCCGTTTCACCTCAGAAGTTCCCATATGGCTGGACTACCAGGGGAAGCATGTGGCTATTGAACAG gGAACGTTTGCAGGGATTCTTATTGGCCTGGCCCAACTGAACTGctcagagctgaagctgaagaGGCTGTGCTGTAGACATGG ACTGCTGGGTGTTGATAAGGTCATTCAGTACGCTGTGAATGAGTGGCTGACTGACATCAGGAAGAACCAGTTACCAGGAATTCTGGGAGGTGTTGGTCCAATGCACTCTGTAGTTCAGCTGT TTCACGGGGTGCGGGATCTGTTCTGGATGCCTATTGAGCAGTACAGGAAAGATGGACGTATTATTCGGGGTCTCCAGAGGGGGGCAGCATCCTTCGGTACTTCTACAGCTTCAGCAGCCTTGGAGCTCAGTAACAGACTGGTGCAGGCCATACAG GCCACAGCAGAAACGGTGTACGACATCCTGTCCCCAACTCCACCGCTGACCCGCGGCATCACAGAGGGACGTCCTGCCTCCCGGCCTAGACGCACCCCACAGCCAGCGGACCTCAGAGAAGGTGTGGCCAAGGCCTATGACACCGTCAGAGAG